The following proteins are co-located in the uncultured Draconibacterium sp. genome:
- a CDS encoding glycosyltransferase family 9 protein, which translates to MKVKFLVIRFSSIGDIVLTSPVVRGLKQQVENAEVHYVTKDKHACLVGTNPYIDKVHLLETNINHLIHDLEKENFDYIIDLHQNFRSNKIRRRLRVQSFSVDKLNWYKMLMVRFKINKLPKQHIVDRYLQTVSTFDVKNDGKGLDYFINDGDEFKHEDLPAPFQNGYVAFVIAGTYFTKKLPVNKVSEICQNIPYPVILLGGKTEFDEGEKVLSQSKGNVLNYAGKITLNQSASLVRDARVVLSNDTGLMHIAAAFKKKILSFWGNTIPDFGMYPYMSSPVSERLETEGLKCRPCSKLGHHKCPKKHFKCMEEISVAKAVQWIENNY; encoded by the coding sequence ATGAAAGTAAAATTTCTGGTCATACGGTTTAGTTCAATTGGCGATATTGTTTTAACATCGCCTGTTGTACGTGGTTTAAAACAACAAGTTGAGAACGCCGAAGTACACTATGTTACCAAAGACAAACACGCTTGCCTGGTTGGAACCAATCCTTACATCGACAAAGTACATTTACTCGAAACTAACATCAATCATCTGATCCACGACCTGGAAAAGGAAAATTTCGATTACATCATTGATTTGCACCAGAATTTTAGGAGTAACAAAATCAGGCGCAGATTAAGAGTTCAAAGTTTTTCGGTTGACAAGCTCAATTGGTATAAAATGCTGATGGTAAGGTTTAAAATCAACAAATTGCCTAAGCAGCACATTGTCGATCGTTATTTGCAAACGGTTTCAACCTTTGATGTAAAAAACGACGGAAAAGGCCTGGATTATTTTATTAACGATGGTGATGAATTTAAACATGAAGATCTGCCTGCACCTTTTCAGAATGGTTATGTGGCTTTCGTAATTGCCGGAACCTATTTTACCAAAAAATTGCCTGTAAACAAAGTTTCCGAAATTTGCCAGAATATACCCTACCCGGTGATTTTGCTGGGTGGAAAAACGGAGTTTGATGAAGGCGAAAAAGTGCTGTCACAGTCAAAAGGAAATGTGCTGAATTATGCCGGTAAAATAACATTAAATCAATCGGCTTCGCTGGTTCGCGATGCGCGGGTAGTTCTTAGCAATGATACGGGTTTAATGCACATTGCAGCCGCTTTTAAAAAGAAAATACTTTCGTTTTGGGGAAACACAATTCCCGATTTTGGTATGTATCCGTATATGTCGAGCCCGGTATCTGAACGACTTGAAACGGAGGGTTTAAAATGCCGACCTTGTTCTAAACTGGGCCATCATAAATGTCCGAAGAAACATTTTAAATGTATGGAGGAAATTAGTGTTGCAAAAGCTGTTCAATGGATTGAAAACAATTATTAA
- the atpC gene encoding ATP synthase F1 subunit epsilon produces the protein MYLEIITPDKKVFEGEVKMIQLPGSKGAFEILKNHAPIISTLEKGTIKIQDEKGTEHRFEVDGGVIENKSNKIIVLVEST, from the coding sequence ATGTATCTCGAAATTATTACACCCGATAAAAAGGTTTTTGAAGGAGAAGTGAAAATGATTCAACTTCCGGGAAGCAAAGGTGCTTTCGAAATTCTGAAAAATCACGCTCCCATAATTTCTACTTTAGAAAAAGGAACGATTAAAATTCAGGATGAAAAAGGTACCGAACACCGCTTCGAAGTAGATGGAGGTGTAATAGAAAATAAATCCAACAAAATTATTGTTCTTGTTGAATCAACTTAA
- the atpD gene encoding F0F1 ATP synthase subunit beta, giving the protein MAQNIGKIIKVIGPVVDVIFDREGSELPAINDALEILREGKESLIIECQQHIGENTIRCVAMDSTDGLKRGTDVKALGSPIVMPQGEVALGRLLNVVGDAVDGLEQLPKEGLNIHNQPPKYEDLTTETEVLYTGIKVIDLIEPYAKGGKIGLFGGAGVGKTVLIQELINNIALAHSGLSVFAGVGERTREGNDLLREMIEANIVDYGEEFKESMEKGGWDLSKVDNEKLKNSKLAMVFGQMNEPPGARARVALSGLTIAESLRDGDGTAGSGKDILFFVDNIFRFTQAGSEVSALLGRMPSAVGYQPTLATEMGVMQERITSTKNGSITSVQAVYVPADDLTDPAPATTFAHLDATTVLSRKIAELGIYPAVDPLDSSSRILTPEIVGDEHYSCAQDVIMLLQRYTELQDIIAILGMDELSEEDKLVVHRARRVQRFLSQPFFVASAFTGLEGKLVSIEDTIKGFRMIMNGEVDQYPESAFNLVGTIEEAIAKGEKMLAEN; this is encoded by the coding sequence ATGGCTCAAAACATAGGTAAAATAATTAAGGTAATCGGTCCTGTTGTTGATGTTATTTTTGATAGGGAAGGAAGTGAGCTTCCGGCTATTAACGATGCATTGGAAATTCTCAGGGAAGGTAAAGAAAGTTTAATAATTGAGTGCCAACAACACATTGGCGAAAATACCATCCGTTGTGTAGCAATGGATTCTACCGATGGACTTAAAAGAGGTACCGATGTTAAGGCGCTTGGAAGTCCGATTGTGATGCCACAGGGAGAGGTTGCATTGGGGCGTTTATTAAACGTAGTAGGTGATGCGGTTGATGGTTTGGAACAACTTCCAAAGGAAGGTTTGAACATTCACAACCAGCCACCAAAATACGAAGATCTGACCACCGAAACAGAGGTGCTTTATACCGGTATTAAGGTTATTGATTTGATTGAGCCGTATGCAAAGGGAGGTAAAATTGGATTGTTTGGTGGTGCCGGTGTAGGTAAAACAGTACTTATTCAGGAACTTATTAATAACATCGCACTTGCTCACTCGGGACTATCGGTATTTGCCGGTGTTGGTGAACGTACCCGTGAAGGAAACGATTTACTTCGCGAGATGATTGAAGCCAATATTGTTGATTACGGCGAAGAGTTTAAAGAGTCGATGGAAAAAGGAGGCTGGGATCTTTCCAAAGTAGACAATGAAAAATTAAAAAATTCGAAGCTGGCCATGGTTTTTGGTCAGATGAATGAACCTCCGGGTGCCCGTGCCCGTGTAGCACTTTCAGGATTAACAATTGCTGAAAGTTTGCGCGATGGTGACGGAACGGCCGGAAGTGGTAAAGACATCCTGTTTTTCGTAGATAATATTTTCCGTTTTACACAAGCCGGATCCGAGGTTTCGGCCCTTTTGGGAAGGATGCCATCGGCAGTGGGTTACCAGCCAACTCTGGCAACAGAAATGGGGGTAATGCAAGAACGTATTACTTCAACTAAAAACGGTTCTATTACATCTGTTCAGGCGGTATATGTGCCTGCAGATGACTTGACCGACCCTGCTCCTGCAACTACTTTTGCTCACCTTGATGCAACTACTGTATTAAGCCGTAAAATTGCTGAGTTAGGTATTTATCCTGCAGTTGATCCACTCGATTCATCATCGAGGATTTTAACTCCGGAAATTGTTGGTGACGAACATTACAGCTGTGCACAGGATGTAATTATGTTGTTGCAGCGTTACACCGAATTACAGGACATTATCGCTATTTTAGGTATGGACGAATTATCGGAAGAAGATAAACTGGTTGTTCACCGTGCCCGTCGTGTGCAGCGTTTCCTTTCGCAACCATTCTTTGTGGCTTCGGCATTTACAGGATTGGAAGGAAAACTGGTTTCTATTGAAGATACCATTAAAGGTTTTAGAATGATTATGAACGGTGAGGTTGACCAATATCCGGAATCGGCATTTAACCTTGTGGGAACAATAGAAGAAGCCATTGCAAAAGGTGAAAAAATGTTAGCTGAAAACTAA
- a CDS encoding polyprenyl synthetase family protein: MYSVEELQKIVKAEVESRSKKMLELNPVELYEPIHYSLEMGGKRLRPVLLLLAYNLFADDVMAAVPAALAIEVFHNFTLLHDDIMDKADVRRNRPTVHKKFSENSAILSGDAMAFQSYKYLVECKSSRLVEALDLFTTTAIEVCEGQQFDMDFENRLDVTEAEYLEMIRLKTAVLLACSLKAGALLANASNQQASQLYDFGINLGLSFQLQDDLLDTFGDQDTFGKKIGGDILANKKTFLLINALQNASAEQKSVLLNWIEKVDFNAEEKIAAVTKIYNQLGVKERAEQRVDSYFKKAIVNLDTIQLEDVVKQPLYELANKMLTRKH, translated from the coding sequence ATGTATTCAGTAGAAGAGCTACAGAAAATTGTAAAAGCTGAAGTTGAATCCCGCTCAAAGAAGATGTTGGAGCTTAATCCGGTTGAGTTGTACGAGCCAATTCACTATTCGCTTGAAATGGGAGGGAAACGTTTGCGCCCGGTACTTTTATTACTGGCTTATAATCTGTTTGCCGACGATGTGATGGCAGCAGTTCCAGCAGCCCTGGCAATCGAAGTTTTCCACAATTTTACGCTGCTGCACGACGATATAATGGACAAAGCCGATGTACGCAGAAACAGGCCAACCGTTCATAAAAAATTCAGCGAAAACAGTGCAATTCTTTCCGGCGATGCAATGGCATTTCAATCGTACAAATACCTGGTAGAATGTAAATCGTCACGTTTGGTAGAAGCCCTGGATTTGTTTACCACCACGGCAATAGAAGTATGCGAAGGACAGCAATTCGATATGGATTTTGAAAACCGCTTGGATGTAACTGAAGCTGAATACCTTGAAATGATTCGGCTTAAAACAGCCGTACTTTTGGCTTGTAGTTTAAAAGCCGGCGCCTTGCTTGCAAATGCTTCAAACCAACAAGCTTCGCAATTATACGATTTTGGAATAAACCTTGGCCTTTCGTTTCAGCTGCAGGACGACCTGCTCGATACTTTTGGCGACCAGGATACTTTTGGTAAAAAAATCGGAGGCGATATTCTGGCCAATAAAAAAACATTTCTGTTAATAAACGCTCTTCAAAATGCCTCGGCCGAACAAAAATCAGTGCTTTTGAACTGGATTGAAAAAGTGGATTTTAATGCCGAAGAAAAAATAGCAGCAGTTACAAAAATCTACAATCAGTTAGGAGTAAAAGAAAGGGCAGAACAAAGAGTTGATTCTTATTTTAAAAAGGCGATTGTAAATTTAGATACGATTCAGCTGGAAGATGTTGTAAAACAACCGCTCTACGAACTCGCCAATAAAATGCTTACACGCAAGCATTAA